Proteins encoded together in one Prunus dulcis chromosome 3, ALMONDv2, whole genome shotgun sequence window:
- the LOC117621087 gene encoding protein phosphatase 2C 32 isoform X1: protein MGNGTSRVVGCFVPFNGKSGVDLEFLEPLDEGLGHSFCYVRPSIFESPAITPTNSERFTLDSSTLDSETLSGSFRHDALDDPSALHKPTKLFPETTFKTISGASVSANVSTARTGNQTALFATDVQEPAASFESTSSFSAIPLQPAPHGSGPLNGFMSGPLERGFASGPLERSSGFMSGPIEKGAMSGPIDSTDKSTFSAPLARGRGRPGFQRLMRSVSGPMKNTLSWTFSKNSLGSGWMQRFFLHPVTQLAWNPKEPKYRPETSRNYLEGGPSEGESRNTHNLQWAHGKAGEDRVHVVLSEEQGWLFIGIYDGFSGPDAPDFLMSKLYRAIDKELEGLLWYYEDKSPNDPLKPEPLKTGNSKAGSVSSKEVLSNLSSSQEISSSLIEPCNPGIVKGLSSRSEIVEENNEVRMSIEQHLPNSEQDSISGTASVSVPAGNLTGQGRKSMRLYELLQMEPWDGKDYVSPLELDKHRNGTWDCQPGLDALDTQDENSKYSFLNTKGDGSGHRGEDPTTSGGGGGAGIESSHQDGIDVLSVSGQRQGARKSSMSSKIRKMYRKQKSLRKKLFPWSYDWHREVACIDDKMGEPLGPIRRCKSGIVDHAAVLRAMSRALEWTEEAYMEMVEKALDKNAELALMGSCVLVMLMKDQDVYVMNLGDSRVVLAQERPNDRHPNPNLGKDDVWHRNKSRESLVRMELDRISEESPVHNQNGQVNKINKNREISICRLKMRAVQLSTDHSTSVEEEVFRIKAEHPDDNQAILNDRVKGQLKVTRAFGAGFLKKPTCNEALLEMFRVDYVGIAPYVSCIPFVLHHRLSSSDRFLVLSSDGLYQYFSNEEVVAHVTWFMENVPEGDPAQYLIAELLFRAAKKNGMDFYELLDIPQGDRRKYHDDVSVMVVSLEGRIWRSSG, encoded by the exons ATGGGTAACGGCACCTCTCGTGTTGTGGGATGTTTCGTCCCCTTTAATGGGAAGAGCGGGGTGGATTTAGAGTTTCTCGAGCCACTAGACGAAGGATTAGGCCATTCCTTCTGTTATGTTAGACCATCCATTTTCGAATCTCCTGCCATTACCCCTACAAACTCTGAGAGGTTTACGCTTGATTCCAGCACTCTTGATTCTGAAACTTTAAGTGGCTCCTTTAGACATGACGCCCTAGATGATCCCTCAGCTTTACACAAACCAACTAAGTTATTCCCAGAAACCACATTCAAGACGATCTCAGGGGCTTCTGTCAGTGCTAATGTGTCCACGGCTCGCACTGGCAACCAGACTGCCCTCTTTGCTACTGATGTCCAAGAGCCTGCCGCATCATTTGAGAGCACCTCCTCATTTTCTGCAATTCCATTGCAGCCTGCTCCTCATGGCTCTGGTCCTTTGAATGGCTTTATGTCCGGGCCTCTTGAGCGAGGTTTTGCTTCCGGTCCTTTGGAAAGGAGTAGTGGTTTCATGTCTGGGCCAATCGAGAAGGGTGCAATGTCTGGCCCTATTGATTCTACTGACAAATCTACCTTCTCTGCACCGCTTGCACGCGGTCGTGGAAGACCAGGCTTCCAGCGTCTCATGAGGAGTGTTAGCGGGCCGATGAAAAACACCCTCTCTTGGACCTTTTCAAAAAATTCTTTGGGTTCTGGTTGGATGCAACGGTTCTTCTTACACCCAGTGACTCAACTTGCCTGGAACCCTAAGGAGCCAAAGTACCGGCCAGAGACTTCACGAAACTATCTTGAAGGGGGGCCATCTGAAGGGGAGTCTAGAAATACTCACAACTTGCAATGGGCTCACGGAAAGGCTGGTGAAGATAGGGTTCATGTTGTGCTTTCCGAAGAACAAGGGTGGTTGTTCATTGGGATATACGATGGATTTAGTGGGCCAGATGCACCAGATTTTCTGATGAGCAAGCTCTATAGAGCTATCGACAAAGAACTCGAGGGGTTGCTTTGGTATTATGAAGATAAATCTCCAAATGATCCATTAAAGCCTGAACCTCTTAAAACAGGAAATTCCAAGGCTGGTTCAGTGTCCAGCAAGGAAGTCCTTTCAAATCTTTCTTCAAGCCAAGAAATTTCTAGTAGTTTAATAGAACCTTGCAATCCAGGAATTGTCAAGGGTCTGTCATCTAGGTCTGAAATAGTTGAGGAAAACAATGAAGTTAGGATGAGTATTGAACAGCATTTACCTAATTCAGAACAAGACAGCATCTCGGGCACTGCTTCTGTTTCAGTTCCAGCTGGAAATTTAACTGGTCAAGGCAGAAAAAGCATGCGGCTTTATGAGCTGCTTCAGATGGAACCTTGGGATGGAAAAGATTATGTGTCACCGTTAGAGCTTGATAAGCATAGAAATGGTACATGGGATTGCCAGCCAGGTCTAGATGCTTTGGATACGCAAGATGAAAATTCAAAGTATAGCTTTTTGAATACAAAGGGAGATGGCTCTGGCCATCGTGGTGAAGACCCCACTACTTCaggaggaggtggaggtgCTGGTATTGAATCCAGTCATCAAGATGGCATAGATGTTCTTTCTGTTTCAGGACAGAGGCAGGGTGCGAGAAAGAGTTCAATGAGCTCAAAGATTAGGAAAATGTACAGGAAGCAGAAGTCGTTGCGTAAGAAACTATTTCCTTGGAGTTATGATTGGCACAGAGAAGTGGCTTGCATCGATGATAAAATGGGAGAGCCTTTGGGACCTATTAGGAGATGCAAATCAGGAATTGTTGATCATGCAGCAGTTTTAAGAGCAATGTCTCGAGCACTTGAATGGACTGAAGAGGCTTATATGGAAATGGTGGAAAAGGCTCTTGACAAAAACGCAGAACTTGCTTTGATGGGATCATGTGTTTTAGTGATGCTAATGAAGGATCAAGATGTGTATGTCATGAACCTTGGTGATAGCCGTGTAGTTTTGGCACAAGAAAGACCAAATGATCGCCATCCTAATCCAAATCTTGGAAAGGATGATGTGTGGCATAGGAATAAATCCAGAGAGTCGTTAGTGCGTATGGAGCTGGACAGGATATCAGAGGAGTCTCCGGTACATAATCAGAATGGTCAAGTTAACAAGATTAATAAAAACAGGGAGATATCCATATGCAGACTAAAGATGAGGGCAGTTCAGCTTTCCACTGATCACAGCACAAGTGTTGAGGAG GAAGTTTTCAGGATAAAGGCAGAACATCCTGATGACAACCAAGCCATATTAAATGATCGAGTAAAGGGGCAATTAAAGGTTACCAGAGCATTTGGTGCTGGGTTTTTGAAGAAG CCAACATGTAATGAAGCTCTGCTAGAGATGTTTCGAGTTGATTATGTGGGAATTGCACCTTACGTTAGCTGCATTCCTTTTGTTCTTCACCATCGACTTTCGTCAAGTGACAGATTTTTGGTACTGTCCTCTGATGGACTCTACCAATACTTCAGCAATGAAGAGGTGGTTGCCCATGTCACATGGTTCATGGAAAATGTCCCGGAAGGTGATCCTGCACAATATCTCATTGCAGAGCTTCTCTTCCGTGCTGCGAAAAAGAATG GAATGGATTTTTATGAATTGCTTGATATTCCTCAAGGAGATCGGCGGAAATACCATGATGATGTTTCTGTTATGGTAGTTTCACTGGAGGGAAGAATTTGGAGATCATCTGGATAA
- the LOC117621087 gene encoding protein phosphatase 2C 32 isoform X2 gives MGNGTSRVVGCFVPFNGKSGVDLEFLEPLDEGLGHSFCYVRPSIFESPAITPTNSERFTLDSSTLDSETLSGSFRHDALDDPSALHKPTKLFPETTFKTISGASVSANVSTARTGNQTALFATDVQEPAASFESTSSFSAIPLQPAPHGSGPLNGFMSGPLERGFASGPLERSSGFMSGPIEKGAMSGPIDSTDKSTFSAPLARGRGRPGFQRLMRSVSGPMKNTLSWTFSKNSLGSGWMQRFFLHPVTQLAWNPKEPKYRPETSRNYLEGGPSEGESRNTHNLQWAHGKAGEDRVHVVLSEEQGWLFIGIYDGFSGPDAPDFLMSKLYRAIDKELEGLLWYYEDKSPNDPLKPEPLKTGNSKAGSVSSKEVLSNLSSSQEISSSLIEPCNPGIVKGLSSRSEIVEENNEVRMSIEQHLPNSEQDSISGTASVSVPAGNLTGQGRKSMRLYELLQMEPWDGKDYVSPLELDKHRNGTWDCQPGLDALDTQDENSKYSFLNTKGDGSGHRGEDPTTSGGGGGAGIESSHQDGIDVLSVSGQRQGARKSSMSSKIRKMYRKQKSLRKKLFPWSYDWHREVACIDDKMGEPLGPIRRCKSGIVDHAAVLRAMSRALEWTEEAYMEMVEKALDKNAELALMGSCVLVMLMKDQDVYVMNLGDSRVVLAQERPNDRHPNPNLGKDDVWHRNKSRESLVRMELDRISEESPVHNQNGQVNKINKNREISICRLKMRAVQLSTDHSTSVEEEVFRIKAEHPDDNQAILNDRVKGQLKVTRAFGAGFLKKVSSAANM, from the exons ATGGGTAACGGCACCTCTCGTGTTGTGGGATGTTTCGTCCCCTTTAATGGGAAGAGCGGGGTGGATTTAGAGTTTCTCGAGCCACTAGACGAAGGATTAGGCCATTCCTTCTGTTATGTTAGACCATCCATTTTCGAATCTCCTGCCATTACCCCTACAAACTCTGAGAGGTTTACGCTTGATTCCAGCACTCTTGATTCTGAAACTTTAAGTGGCTCCTTTAGACATGACGCCCTAGATGATCCCTCAGCTTTACACAAACCAACTAAGTTATTCCCAGAAACCACATTCAAGACGATCTCAGGGGCTTCTGTCAGTGCTAATGTGTCCACGGCTCGCACTGGCAACCAGACTGCCCTCTTTGCTACTGATGTCCAAGAGCCTGCCGCATCATTTGAGAGCACCTCCTCATTTTCTGCAATTCCATTGCAGCCTGCTCCTCATGGCTCTGGTCCTTTGAATGGCTTTATGTCCGGGCCTCTTGAGCGAGGTTTTGCTTCCGGTCCTTTGGAAAGGAGTAGTGGTTTCATGTCTGGGCCAATCGAGAAGGGTGCAATGTCTGGCCCTATTGATTCTACTGACAAATCTACCTTCTCTGCACCGCTTGCACGCGGTCGTGGAAGACCAGGCTTCCAGCGTCTCATGAGGAGTGTTAGCGGGCCGATGAAAAACACCCTCTCTTGGACCTTTTCAAAAAATTCTTTGGGTTCTGGTTGGATGCAACGGTTCTTCTTACACCCAGTGACTCAACTTGCCTGGAACCCTAAGGAGCCAAAGTACCGGCCAGAGACTTCACGAAACTATCTTGAAGGGGGGCCATCTGAAGGGGAGTCTAGAAATACTCACAACTTGCAATGGGCTCACGGAAAGGCTGGTGAAGATAGGGTTCATGTTGTGCTTTCCGAAGAACAAGGGTGGTTGTTCATTGGGATATACGATGGATTTAGTGGGCCAGATGCACCAGATTTTCTGATGAGCAAGCTCTATAGAGCTATCGACAAAGAACTCGAGGGGTTGCTTTGGTATTATGAAGATAAATCTCCAAATGATCCATTAAAGCCTGAACCTCTTAAAACAGGAAATTCCAAGGCTGGTTCAGTGTCCAGCAAGGAAGTCCTTTCAAATCTTTCTTCAAGCCAAGAAATTTCTAGTAGTTTAATAGAACCTTGCAATCCAGGAATTGTCAAGGGTCTGTCATCTAGGTCTGAAATAGTTGAGGAAAACAATGAAGTTAGGATGAGTATTGAACAGCATTTACCTAATTCAGAACAAGACAGCATCTCGGGCACTGCTTCTGTTTCAGTTCCAGCTGGAAATTTAACTGGTCAAGGCAGAAAAAGCATGCGGCTTTATGAGCTGCTTCAGATGGAACCTTGGGATGGAAAAGATTATGTGTCACCGTTAGAGCTTGATAAGCATAGAAATGGTACATGGGATTGCCAGCCAGGTCTAGATGCTTTGGATACGCAAGATGAAAATTCAAAGTATAGCTTTTTGAATACAAAGGGAGATGGCTCTGGCCATCGTGGTGAAGACCCCACTACTTCaggaggaggtggaggtgCTGGTATTGAATCCAGTCATCAAGATGGCATAGATGTTCTTTCTGTTTCAGGACAGAGGCAGGGTGCGAGAAAGAGTTCAATGAGCTCAAAGATTAGGAAAATGTACAGGAAGCAGAAGTCGTTGCGTAAGAAACTATTTCCTTGGAGTTATGATTGGCACAGAGAAGTGGCTTGCATCGATGATAAAATGGGAGAGCCTTTGGGACCTATTAGGAGATGCAAATCAGGAATTGTTGATCATGCAGCAGTTTTAAGAGCAATGTCTCGAGCACTTGAATGGACTGAAGAGGCTTATATGGAAATGGTGGAAAAGGCTCTTGACAAAAACGCAGAACTTGCTTTGATGGGATCATGTGTTTTAGTGATGCTAATGAAGGATCAAGATGTGTATGTCATGAACCTTGGTGATAGCCGTGTAGTTTTGGCACAAGAAAGACCAAATGATCGCCATCCTAATCCAAATCTTGGAAAGGATGATGTGTGGCATAGGAATAAATCCAGAGAGTCGTTAGTGCGTATGGAGCTGGACAGGATATCAGAGGAGTCTCCGGTACATAATCAGAATGGTCAAGTTAACAAGATTAATAAAAACAGGGAGATATCCATATGCAGACTAAAGATGAGGGCAGTTCAGCTTTCCACTGATCACAGCACAAGTGTTGAGGAG GAAGTTTTCAGGATAAAGGCAGAACATCCTGATGACAACCAAGCCATATTAAATGATCGAGTAAAGGGGCAATTAAAGGTTACCAGAGCATTTGGTGCTGGGTTTTTGAAGAAGGTCAGTTCAGCTG CCAACATGTAA